CAGCTCTAtcgatttaaaatatatatatattttgcaaTTAAATTAACTTAGCTTAAAGTCATCTTTTATAATTAGGTGGCAGGTTACTTGAATGATTATCAAAATGGCTTTCATTTCAGCAACTACCTAGAGTGCAAACAGATAAAATTATTTgctataatatacatattatattgaTGGATAACTAAAGGGATTCATCTGTAAGCTGCAAGGACTCTCTTGATTCGTGGGGACATTTAGACATTAaaaatgaagtgtttgaagaataTATTCCTTGAAAGAGAAAGCCAAAACATAGCTGCAGTAGCTAAACTTTAGACTTTATACTTAAAACAGACTTTAATTTTTTGAATCTGTAAAAGAGAGTCATTATTTAATGTTAAACAGTCAATTCAATAACAACAGTGGAAACATAATGTACCTGAGAGCATCTAAATATATAACTATGAATAGATTCAAATGAAGAGACAGACTGGAACACAGAGACAAAGTAGCAGGGCCTTTAACCCTCCTGGGCTGATTatacagaaaaaaggaaaaagtaaatctAAATCATGTTGAATACCATGATACTAGTAAGTATCTAGAAAACACGCCCTCCCTCAACTTGAGAATACACATGGATCTCAAGTGTCCGTGACAcgctgtcctagtttgctttctgttgctctgatagaACACTGAGAAAAATCACCTTAGAGGAAAagggttttatttcatcttacacttccaatTAATAGTAAGTCATCAAGGGAAGCCACAGCAGGAACTCAGAACAGGAACCCAGAAACAGGAActgaaacaaaacccacaaaagtgTGTTGCTTGTTGGCGTCCTTCTAGGCTCATGTTCAGCTATCTTTCCTGTAAAACACAGGCTCATTTGATTAGGATCAGTACCATCTGTGTGCTCTTGTCCCTCCTCCATAAactaaaatcaagaaaattctcCACACATGAGCCTATAGGCAAAtatgatggaggcaatttctctattgaggttccttcttctcagatgtctgtttctactttgtCTCAAATTGACAAAACCTAACTAGCACAAACATTCTCCAGGATAAATAAAGTTTAGGACAGAAACTGTCTtaactaataaaaacaatgtaaaattatttaagtGTCTTCTCTGATCACCATGGACAACACTTAGAATTAATAATAGGAGAATCTTTGTAATAGTCACAAGCATGGAAATTAAACTGCATATTCGTTCAAATACCCATTACCCAACAGAAAAATTACAATGggatttttaataaaagaaatgagagcAATCAGCATGCATTAATACATGTGCCAAGTAGTCTAGAAGAAATTTAATAACAAAGATTCTTTGTATCcaagacaacaacaacagcagagGGAAACTTCTGTGTACCCCTAAGTAAACCTTAGGGGTACACAGAAGCAAGTCTAAGAAGGAAGCTGGCAACACCAAATATCATCAAGGACTGCAGCAGGTGCCTCAGCTGTGAAGAGTGCATAcagttctcacagaggacctgagttttattttcattattctcaGTGCCCACCTGGGCAAGgccagctctagggaatccaatAACTCCCTGGCTTCCTTGgacatctgtgtgcatgtgcacacagacacatatatgtgtTAGTAAAATATAATAAGTATTTCAAATGGGTttgtcaaaaactaaaaaaacaatcATAAGCAAAGCCACATGAAAATATCAAGACTTATGGCTGAGCCCTCTATTTTGTTCTGCTGATCTATCATGCTTTCTGAATACTGAATACTTCACACTGTCTGAATTCCTACATCTTTGtactaattttcatttaaaaatgaaagtgctGTGATTTTGTTGTAAAGTGTTTATCTATTGAAATCTTGGTTCATTATCTTCCCTTTGATTTTAGTTAATAATGTTGGCTATGTAACAATATCAGGCCTCTTGGAATCAGATAGAAGCAGTGAATAGTGGGTAAAATCTATTGTAAATATCAGTGGAAAATGCCAGCAAGTTAGCAGTCTAACTTTAAACAGGGCAGTTCTGTGAAAATTACTTCAATCAATTTCAGTAATCAAGGTTACTTTTTAATGTTATTAAtggattttcaatttgatattTGATTGCTAATAAGGCAAAAAGATAATTAGGGTgacttttaaatttagatttatgAGGCtttaagaaacacattttctccttaatttgctcaatttataattttacaaggtttttttctttttacctctgAGTAACCTGGTTATAGAAATCCAAAAGAACGTCATTTCAcattatataaacatttaaagaatattacaaacaaaatagagaaacCTGAATCTGAGAACCTAgcaatttataataattttatagttcCACAAATTTCCTGTCTGCTTTTTCTTGGAAGGGATTGGATTTCTAAGAtcacctcatttttaaaaatcacccaATATTCTGAATACAAAAGTCAAAGCTCAGGAATCACCATCCAATGGACATAATTTGATACataaacttaaaattttagtGAAAATCTCATTTATCAAAAATACAGGAtgtaaaacacaacaaaactccACTAGGTGACCACTGGAGCAGACCAGTGAGGGGAAAAAAGCCCAGGTGTCTGGCTTAGACTAGGGCATTACCAGGAGACCTTGGTTCAAGGATATGGGAAGCCATATCTCACTAAGGTTCACATGAACACACTGCTAAAGAATGGCTCAAAGACTTCTAGGTAGCTGTAAACATACTTTATACAAAAGAGATAAACTAATAGACATATTTATTCTAATATGATAGATCCAGAATTCTTAATAAAAGAGTggctataaaaaagaaaattgattgtAGGAGTATTGACAACAGCAAATGTTTTCACTTTATTAGATAATGTGATCATCAGGAAGAAAACATCTGTCTAGATGGGGCATCTCTGAGTGCAATAATTAGGGGAGTGGTTTTATTGCTGGTAGCTCTCCTGTGAGTTTGGTTTTGTATCATCTGTGTCTGGGTGACCCTGGGTAATGAATCTGGATCAGCACTTCCATACTAGTGAGAACAGATTTTTATCTCTACTTCGAAAGGATTTTGTCTCTGGTGCTGTTATTTTTTCTCACTAGCCTTTTCAAAGCCCCCTTCACATCTTTGTTTCTTAAAGTGTAGATGAGGGGGTTTAGAGTAGGAATAaccacagtgtacaaaagggtGATGAACTTCCCCTGACTATGTGCATAGGAGCTGTTAGGCTGGATATAGACAGCAGTGATTGTGCCATAAAATAGCACTACTACCAGCAGGTGGGATCCACAGGTTCCAAGAGCTTTACCCCAGGTTAGAGCTGACCTTAACCTCATCAGTACTTGGGCAATGTACCCATATGATACCAAGATGAGTGCCAGCGGAAGGAGGAGCAGCACCAAGGAGGCCATGAACAGCTGCACTTCATTGGCATGAATGTCTACACAGGCCAACTTGATCATGGCAGGAACTTCACAGATGAAGTGATAAATCCTGTGGTTCCCACAGCGAGGCAGGCGGAGGGTGATGGTGCCCTGAATCAGTGTGTTGCCTACACCACTCAGCCATGCTATTCCTGCAAGAGACTGGCAGAGGCGCGGGTGCATAACTGTGGTATAATGAAGTGGCCGGCAAACAGCGGCATAACGATCAAATGCCATAACTGCAAGGAGGACACACTCAGTGGACCCTAGAGC
This DNA window, taken from Cricetulus griseus strain 17A/GY unplaced genomic scaffold, alternate assembly CriGri-PICRH-1.0 unplaced_scaffold_260, whole genome shotgun sequence, encodes the following:
- the LOC100752097 gene encoding olfactory receptor 2G3; this encodes MTVNKSSDGDFILVGFSDQPQLEKALFVVVLIFYLLTLVGNTAIILASCLDSTLQTPMYYFLTNLSFVDICFSTSIVPQLLWNLHGPAKTITPTGCAIQLYVSLALGSTECVLLAVMAFDRYAAVCRPLHYTTVMHPRLCQSLAGIAWLSGVGNTLIQGTITLRLPRCGNHRIYHFICEVPAMIKLACVDIHANEVQLFMASLVLLLLPLALILVSYGYIAQVLMRLRSALTWGKALGTCGSHLLVVVLFYGTITAVYIQPNSSYAHSQGKFITLLYTVVIPTLNPLIYTLRNKDVKGALKRLVRKNNSTRDKILSK